In the Glycine max cultivar Williams 82 chromosome 6, Glycine_max_v4.0, whole genome shotgun sequence genome, TGGTTGTGTTACATTCAAAAACTTTAATCTTCTTATTTACTCCCGCAGTAGCAAAAAATTCTGCATCGCGATCAAAGCTGAGTGAGCATACCAGGTTGGAAGACTGCAAAAGATCCCCTTGTTTAAGATCAGCCTTAACCTTCAACTTACTGAACGATAGGTACTTGCACAAACCCTCAAGGAAAGGATTTGTCCAAAGACTTTTGCCCTCCCTGGacatttcttttaattctaCTTTATTGGCACAATTCCTTTCAGCCACAACAACAGACCCTTTTTCATCAGTAATATCAATAGGTGAATCTTGAACCACAAGTTTCCGTGAGGAATAGGCAGATTTGCATCGTGTCAAAAAGTATGCTGACTCTAGTTTctttaaattattcaaaaaccGTGGAGTTTTTGAAAGAATACTCGTGTCATTTTTCTGATCATCAACCATGTTACTATCACATTCACATCCTTCAGTGTCAGTGTCATCAACACACGGAATAGTTCTGACCCGTTTTCTGGTCCCTAGACAAGCAGAATCCTCATTCCCAACAACAGTAATGGATGGGAAACTTGATGTTGAACAATCATCACTCCCTAGTTCAGTGCTTGTCATCTCTTTAAATACAGTTTTCTGCTTAGTCGCTTCTTCAATATCTGAACACAAAAATGAGATAGTATGTTGTAACTTCTCAGCAGCTTCCCCTTTTTTCTGTTGAATTAACGAAAGGAATTCTAGCAACAACTCCTGGTCATCTATCCTTTCTCCAATTTCTACCACTGCTTCACACTTTTCTATATCATCTCTTGGTTCATTAAGAAACTCACTCTGCAACAACTCCCTACagcacaataaaataataatgatgataacgatgatgatgatgtagaATCAATCACAGAAATTTAGATGAACATTGTTGAGACATCACTCAGATGGCATCACTAAGGATGAAAAGTGTCATTTGATTGAGATTACTTGTACTACATGCTATTTGATTGATTGCATCTCATCTTCAATTATGCAAAATCAGTTTCTCTTTCCTGTTTTGTTTCCCACTCAATCTCTACATTCGATCTTTTCTCCCTGTGTGTTTGGTTGTACTACTTTTATCCATGATCGAACATCTAAAAGACAAACTCCATATTGAATCCATCAAGGAGAAATGCAGATCACAAACCCTAAACTATAAATAATCTCAAGACCTAAATTCAGTGTTGGTCCTTATGAAAAACCATCTTGAAGAtcttaatttattcaaaattattagcCAATTAGCCGAATGTCAACCTTCCAATCAACAGTTAAGCATGATGCATAacagaaaggaaaaagaaaacaatgcaTACAAGTGGAAGGTAATTGGAACATGTGAAAATAATTTGGATATTTCATATGTAAAGGGCATGTGATGAAGAGAATTTACCCTATTGTTGGACGACTATTAGGCTCAGGATGTAATAACCACAAGCAAAATGAAGCTTCTTTAGGCCACTTTAAAAGTAACTGTGGAGGAAGAACTCTATGTCTTAGGCTGGACATggttcttctcttttcttctcttgagATGAGTGGACAAAATAGCTGATCACAAGTACAATACTCAAGTTAGCAtaaattgaaatagaaaataagaacaaaggatCTGTGAAAACTTTATAATTCCATTGGAATAacatgaaaaggaagaaaaatcagATAAAAAAGATCCAACTAAAATCTAGCAACATAAACATGGTTTGTATATTTCTGTTGTGAACCTCAAAAAGAAGAACTCCCAACTGGTAAACGTCTGAAGCACAGGAAGGCAAAGAAGTACCAGCAACCTCTTCAGGACTAGTATACCAACTTGTCTCCATCTGCAGTACCTGTTTTGTTGGAAATGATTGCTTCTTTCCTGCAACTTCCTCATCCTTTCTcctgtttttcattttattttcttctgtgTCATCAACTGATGATGCAGGTGCCAGAAACACCACACTTGACAACATGCAACTGGAGTCTGTCAAAGAAGCTGTTGAAGTCTTGACAGGCACAAAATCTTCACTTCCTAAACATCTCCGCTGATGCATATCATGGATAGAGGTAGGTGTTGGAGTTTTGATCTCAACAGCCTCTTCTAATGTATCTGATCCAGAATGTGAACAAGTTGCTGACTCGATAAGCCAGACATGGTTGAAAGCTGACATGACAAAGCAGGAGGGCCTCACATTATGAACAACAATTCCTTGAGAATGAGCCGCATGAACAATT is a window encoding:
- the LOC100784064 gene encoding protein SPA1-RELATED 3 translates to MGDISLRLWLDKPERSVNVFECLHIFREIVEIVHAAHSQGIVVHNVRPSCFVMSAFNHVWLIESATCSHSGSDTLEEAVEIKTPTPTSIHDMHQRRCLGSEDFVPVKTSTASLTDSSCMLSSVVFLAPASSVDDTEENKMKNRRKDEEVAGKKQSFPTKQVLQMETSWYTSPEEVAGTSLPSCASDVYQLGVLLFELFCPLISREEKRRTMSSLRHRVLPPQLLLKWPKEASFCLWLLHPEPNSRPTIGELLQSEFLNEPRDDIEKCEAVVEIGERIDDQELLLEFLSLIQQKKGEAAEKLQHTISFLCSDIEEATKQKTVFKEMTSTELGSDDCSTSSFPSITVVGNEDSACLGTRKRVRTIPCVDDTDTEGCECDSNMVDDQKNDTSILSKTPRFLNNLKKLESAYFLTRCKSAYSSRKLVVQDSPIDITDEKGSVVVAERNCANKVELKEMSREGKSLWTNPFLEGLCKYLSFSKLKVKADLKQGDLLQSSNLVCSLSFDRDAEFFATAGVNKKIKVFECNTTINEYRDIHYPVVEMVSRSTLSSTCWNTYIKSQIASSNFEGVVQLWDVTRSQVQSEMKEHERRVWSIDFSSADPTLLASGSDDGSVKLWNINQGVSVGTIKTKANVCCVQFPLDFAHFLAFGSADHQIYYYDLRNLKVPLCAMVGHDKTVSYIKFVDTMSLVSASTDNTLKLWDLSMCASRVIDSPIQSFTGHKNVKNFVGLSVSDGYIATGSETNEVFIYHKAFPMPALSFKFYSSDPLSGNEEDDSAQFITSVCWRGQSSTLVAANSTGNVKILQMT